In one window of Gossypium hirsutum isolate 1008001.06 chromosome A01, Gossypium_hirsutum_v2.1, whole genome shotgun sequence DNA:
- the LOC107922092 gene encoding uncharacterized protein, translating into MALEWVVLGYTAGAEAIMLLLLTVPGLDGLRKGLIAVTRNLLKPFMSVVPFCLFLLMDIYWKYEMRPTCDADTCTPSEYLRHQKSIMKSQRNALLIAAALILYWLLYSVTNLVVKIEQLNQRVERLKNRD; encoded by the coding sequence ATGGCTCTAGAATGGGTAGTGCTAGGCTACACCGCCGGCGCTGAAGCCATCATGTTGCTCCTCCTCACAGTTCCAGGCCTCGACGGACTCCGCAAGGGCTTGATCGCCGTCACACGTAACCTCCTCAAGCCCTTCATGTCGGTGGTTCCTTTCTGCCTCTTCCTCCTCATGGATATATACTGGAAATACGAGATGCGTCCAACCTGTGACGCCGATACCTGTACCCCTTCCGAATATCTCCGTCACCAGAAATCCATCATGAAGAGCCAGCGCAACGCGCTTCTCATCGCTGCCGCTCTTATTTTGTACTGGCTTCTTTACTCTGTTACTAACCTTGTTGTTAAGATCGAGCAGTTGAATCAGCGAGTTGAGAGGCTTAAGAATCGCGATTGA